The Henckelia pumila isolate YLH828 chromosome 2, ASM3356847v2, whole genome shotgun sequence genome includes a window with the following:
- the LOC140884875 gene encoding uncharacterized protein isoform X2, which yields MAIGKGPTLVYAIITVLGIAALGLSIAGDRLRNAGSLITDFSDESYCVYEAGAAHGLATGACSLLLCSQVVLMVATSCLCCGSRLAPGISRACTIVFFILSWISFLIAEACLMAAAKDNWYDNRYGNDNSKGISCSTLRKALFVAGAMFVVSTTILNVFYYMCFTQASRKHINVRHTDYPASSTVARTPSG from the exons ATGGCAATAGGGAAAGGACCCACGCTTGTTTATGCTATCATCACAGTCTTGGGGATCGCCGCATTGGGCTTGTCAATCGCCGGTGATCGACTTCGTAACGCT GGAAGTCTGATTACAGATTTTAGTGATGAATCATACTGTGTCTACGAGGCCGGTGCTGCTCACGGATTAGCAACCGGGGCGTGTTCGCTTCTTCTGTGCAGTCAAGTTGTGCTTATGGTGGCCACAAGTTGTCTGTGTTGTGGAAGCCGACTGGCCCCGGGGATAAGCCGTGCTTGTACAATCGTTTTTTTCATTCTTTCCTG GATATCATTTTTAATAGCCGAGGCATGCCTGATGGCTGCTGCGAAGGACAATTGGTACGACAACAGATATGGGAACGACAACTCGAAGGGCATCTCCTGTTCTACGTTACGCAAAGCCCTTTTTGTCGCCGGAGCCATGTTCGTAGTTTCGACTACGATTCTTAATGTTttctattacatgtgcttcacACAGGCTTCTCGAAAGCATATTAATGTTCGACATACCGATTATCCTGCGAGTTCAACTGTTGCAAGGACCCCGAGTGGATAA
- the LOC140884875 gene encoding uncharacterized protein isoform X1, with protein MAIGKGPTLVYAIITVLGIAALGLSIAGDRLRNAGSLITDFSDESYCVYEAGAAHGLATGACSLLLCSQVVLMVATSCLCCGSRLAPGISRACTIVFFILSCFEYKFYRISFLIAEACLMAAAKDNWYDNRYGNDNSKGISCSTLRKALFVAGAMFVVSTTILNVFYYMCFTQASRKHINVRHTDYPASSTVARTPSG; from the exons ATGGCAATAGGGAAAGGACCCACGCTTGTTTATGCTATCATCACAGTCTTGGGGATCGCCGCATTGGGCTTGTCAATCGCCGGTGATCGACTTCGTAACGCT GGAAGTCTGATTACAGATTTTAGTGATGAATCATACTGTGTCTACGAGGCCGGTGCTGCTCACGGATTAGCAACCGGGGCGTGTTCGCTTCTTCTGTGCAGTCAAGTTGTGCTTATGGTGGCCACAAGTTGTCTGTGTTGTGGAAGCCGACTGGCCCCGGGGATAAGCCGTGCTTGTACAATCGTTTTTTTCATTCTTTCCTG TTTTGAGTATAAATTTTACAGGATATCATTTTTAATAGCCGAGGCATGCCTGATGGCTGCTGCGAAGGACAATTGGTACGACAACAGATATGGGAACGACAACTCGAAGGGCATCTCCTGTTCTACGTTACGCAAAGCCCTTTTTGTCGCCGGAGCCATGTTCGTAGTTTCGACTACGATTCTTAATGTTttctattacatgtgcttcacACAGGCTTCTCGAAAGCATATTAATGTTCGACATACCGATTATCCTGCGAGTTCAACTGTTGCAAGGACCCCGAGTGGATAA